In one window of Scyliorhinus canicula chromosome 17, sScyCan1.1, whole genome shotgun sequence DNA:
- the LOC119951819 gene encoding oocyte zinc finger protein XlCOF6-like, with translation MGKPWKCGDCGMGYRFPYLLEVHRRSHTGERPFTCSQCEKGFSEFSSLKRHQRVHTGERPFTCSQCGKRFTGLSDLQVHQRVHTRERPFICSQCEKGFTTSSSLLTHQRIHTGERPFACSQCEKGFTTSLSLRRHQQVHTGERPYTCSQCEKGFSELSSLKRHQRVHTAERPFTCSQCEKRFTTLKSLGIHQQVHTGERPFTCSHCDKGFTHLCRLKRHQNTHTREKPFICSVCDNGFTQLSHLRNHQRVHTGEKPFTCSQCEKGFTRLSNLQKHQRVHTGEKALTCS, from the coding sequence atggggaaaccgtggaaatgtggggactgtgggatgggatACAGATTCCCATATCTGCTGGAagttcatcgacgcagtcacactggggagagaccattcacctgctctcagtgtgagaagggattctctGAGTTCTCCAGCCTGaaaagacaccagcgagttcacactggggagaggccgttcacctgctctcagtgtgggaagagattcactgggttatccgacctgcaggtacaccagcgagttcacactagggagaggccgttcatctgctctcagtgtgagaagggattcactacttcaTCGAGTCTGCTGACGCAccaacgaattcacactggggagaggccgttcgcctgctctcagtgtgagaagggattcactacttcattgagcctgcggagacaccagcaagttcacactggggaaaggccatacacctgctctcagtgtgagaagggattctctgagttatccagcctgaagagacaccagcgagttcacactgcggagagaccgttcacctgctctcaatgtgagaagagattcactaCTTTAAAGAGCCTGGGGatacatcagcaagttcacactggggagaggccgttcacctgctctcattgtgataagggattcactcacTTATGCCGCCTGAAGAGACACCAGAATACTCACACcagggagaagccattcatctgctctgtgtgtgataacggattcactcagttatcccatctGCGgaaccaccagcgagttcacactggggagaagccgttcacctgctctcagtgtgagaagggattcactcggttatccaacctgcagaaacaccagcgagttcacactggggagaaggcgTTAACCTGCTCTTAG